One genomic window of Vibrio rhizosphaerae includes the following:
- a CDS encoding HU family DNA-binding protein, which produces MNKTQLIDKIASDAEISKASAGRALDAFIDAVSGTLESGEQVALVGFGTFSVRTRAARTGRNPKTGDEIQIPEAKVPAFKAGKALKDACN; this is translated from the coding sequence GTGAATAAAACACAATTAATCGATAAAATTGCGTCAGATGCTGAAATCTCTAAAGCATCTGCGGGCCGTGCTCTTGATGCATTCATTGATGCAGTCAGTGGTACACTCGAGTCTGGTGAGCAAGTTGCTCTGGTTGGGTTTGGAACATTCAGTGTTCGTACTCGCGCAGCCCGCACCGGTCGTAATCCGAAAACAGGGGATGAGATCCAAATCCCTGAAGCGAAGGTTCCTGCTTTCAAAGCGGGTAAAGCTCTGAAAGACGCGTGTAACTAA